Proteins encoded within one genomic window of Sphingomonas sp. KRR8:
- the ftsZ gene encoding cell division protein FtsZ gives MSIDFIRPAVDELRPRITVIGVGGAGGNAIANMIRRDVQGVDFLVANTDAQALNHSLADRRVQLGPKITQGLGAGSRPEIGRAAAEETLDELDRLLEGAHMCFIAAGMGGGTGTGAAPVIAKAARDRGILTVGVVTKPFAFEGARRARAAEAGINELQAHVDTLIVIPNQNLFRLANSDTTFKEAFEMADEVLQQGVRGITDLMVMPGLINLDFADVRAVMGEMGKAMMGTGEASGENRAIEAAEKAISNPLLDGVSMKGAKGVIVSIVGGEDMRLMEVDEAASHIKELVDADANIIWGSAFNNDLDGKIRVSVVATGIEAEEASKPTTTSTTTSSTAPTKVFSFPGAGRNASATAAAPAATPAPAAAPQASVEPLDLGADEDSDELLLDSDDILTSPVGAPPVPPPAAEVEEPARPKLQRDSGTLFERMSNIARGAGKIDEEPAPTIRREPLDIPRFLNRQNNQ, from the coding sequence ATGAGCATCGACTTCATCCGTCCGGCCGTCGACGAGCTTCGTCCCCGGATCACGGTGATCGGCGTCGGCGGTGCGGGCGGCAACGCCATCGCCAACATGATCCGCCGCGACGTTCAGGGTGTCGACTTCCTGGTCGCCAACACGGACGCGCAGGCGCTCAACCACAGCCTGGCCGACCGCCGGGTGCAGCTGGGGCCGAAGATCACGCAGGGCCTGGGGGCGGGATCACGGCCGGAGATCGGCCGGGCCGCGGCTGAAGAAACGCTCGACGAGCTCGACCGCCTGCTCGAGGGCGCGCACATGTGCTTCATCGCGGCCGGCATGGGCGGCGGCACCGGTACCGGTGCGGCGCCGGTCATCGCCAAGGCAGCGCGCGACCGCGGCATCCTTACCGTTGGCGTGGTAACCAAGCCGTTCGCGTTCGAAGGTGCGCGCCGCGCCCGTGCAGCGGAGGCCGGCATCAATGAGCTGCAGGCCCATGTCGACACGCTGATCGTCATCCCGAACCAGAATTTGTTCCGCCTCGCCAACTCGGACACGACCTTCAAGGAAGCGTTCGAAATGGCGGACGAGGTGCTGCAGCAGGGCGTCCGCGGGATCACCGACCTGATGGTCATGCCGGGCCTCATCAACCTCGACTTCGCCGACGTTCGTGCGGTGATGGGCGAAATGGGCAAGGCGATGATGGGCACCGGCGAAGCGTCGGGCGAGAATCGCGCCATCGAGGCGGCCGAGAAGGCGATCAGCAACCCGCTGCTGGACGGCGTCAGCATGAAGGGCGCCAAAGGCGTCATCGTGTCGATCGTCGGCGGCGAGGACATGCGCCTGATGGAAGTCGACGAGGCCGCCAGCCACATCAAGGAACTGGTCGACGCCGACGCCAACATCATCTGGGGCTCGGCCTTCAACAACGATCTGGACGGCAAGATCCGGGTCTCGGTGGTCGCCACCGGGATCGAGGCGGAGGAGGCGTCCAAGCCGACCACGACCTCGACCACCACCAGCAGCACGGCGCCGACCAAGGTGTTCAGCTTCCCCGGTGCCGGCCGGAACGCCAGCGCCACCGCCGCTGCGCCGGCCGCCACGCCCGCTCCGGCCGCCGCGCCCCAGGCCTCGGTCGAGCCGCTCGACCTGGGCGCCGACGAGGATTCGGACGAGTTGCTGCTCGACAGCGACGACATCCTGACATCGCCGGTCGGAGCCCCGCCGGTTCCGCCGCCCGCCGCCGAAGTGGAGGAGCCCGCCCGGCCCAAGCTCCAGCGCGACAGCGGCACGCTGTTCGAGCGGATGAGCAACATCGCGCGCGGCGCCGGCAAGATCGATGAAGAGCCGGCCCCGACCATTCGCCGTGAGCCG
- the ftsA gene encoding cell division protein FtsA, whose amino-acid sequence MAAPQTTPLIGALDIGSSKVSALICTSDADGRLRVLGTGQRESRGVKRGFITDMEASEVAVREAVEQAERMAGQSIDDVWASFGAGGLTSDLAMVEVSLGGHQVEQSDVEELLAAGRQAVDRQGQIVLHANPALYTLDDVQGVKHPVGLHAERMGVDINVIAANAGPLRNVDLTIRQAHLGVKAIVAAPVATGLAVLSQEERDLGVALVELGAETTNVSLHAGGMLVGLRSIPLGARDITDDIACAFGVSRRDAERMKCFHGSAMTSPRDNHEMIEARGQGGDEHAEPMRISRAQLMTVIRQRVEEITGEIEKSLKELGFTGPVGRQVVLTGGGAELKNIADYMQGVLGRAVRVGRPKQITGLPDAHSGPGFSTLVGLALIGHGGPNDIRDIALGQVGQRRKAASGGMFSRLIAAMKGDSA is encoded by the coding sequence ATGGCCGCCCCGCAAACGACCCCGCTGATCGGGGCCCTCGATATCGGTTCGTCCAAGGTGTCCGCGCTGATCTGTACCAGCGACGCGGACGGACGGCTGCGCGTGCTCGGCACCGGGCAGCGTGAGAGCCGGGGGGTGAAGCGCGGCTTCATCACCGACATGGAGGCCAGCGAGGTCGCGGTGCGCGAGGCGGTCGAGCAGGCTGAGCGGATGGCGGGGCAATCGATCGACGACGTGTGGGCCAGCTTCGGCGCCGGCGGGCTGACCAGTGACCTTGCCATGGTCGAGGTGTCGCTGGGCGGTCACCAGGTCGAGCAGTCGGACGTCGAGGAACTGCTGGCCGCGGGGCGGCAGGCGGTCGATCGGCAGGGGCAGATCGTGCTCCACGCCAATCCGGCGCTCTACACGCTGGACGATGTTCAAGGGGTCAAGCACCCGGTTGGCCTGCATGCCGAGCGGATGGGCGTCGACATCAACGTCATTGCCGCCAACGCCGGTCCGCTTCGGAATGTCGACCTGACCATTCGCCAGGCGCACCTGGGCGTGAAGGCGATCGTCGCGGCTCCCGTCGCCACCGGCCTTGCGGTGCTGAGCCAGGAGGAGCGCGACCTGGGTGTGGCGCTGGTCGAGCTGGGCGCCGAGACGACCAACGTATCGCTTCACGCCGGCGGGATGCTGGTCGGCCTTCGTTCCATTCCGCTGGGTGCGCGCGACATCACCGACGACATTGCCTGCGCCTTCGGGGTCAGCCGCCGTGATGCCGAGCGGATGAAGTGCTTCCATGGCTCGGCGATGACGTCCCCGCGCGACAATCACGAGATGATCGAAGCGCGCGGGCAGGGCGGCGACGAACACGCCGAGCCGATGCGCATCAGCCGCGCGCAGTTGATGACGGTCATCCGCCAGCGGGTCGAAGAGATCACGGGCGAGATAGAGAAGAGCCTGAAGGAGCTGGGCTTCACCGGTCCGGTCGGCCGGCAGGTGGTGCTGACTGGCGGCGGCGCGGAGCTCAAGAACATTGCCGACTACATGCAGGGCGTGCTCGGCCGCGCGGTTCGGGTCGGGCGGCCCAAGCAGATCACCGGCCTGCCCGACGCGCATTCGGGGCCGGGCTTCTCGACCCTGGTGGGCCTGGCGCTGATCGGCCACGGCGGGCCCAACGACATTCGCGACATCGCGCTGGGGCAGGTCGGGCAGCGCCGCAAGGCCGCGAGCGGGGGCATGTTCAGCCGGCTGATCGCCGCGATGAAGGGCGATTCCGCCTGA
- a CDS encoding cell division protein FtsQ/DivIB has translation MNAQTVRRGGNGARKGGRKPARQAAASARAKREIGKLAGWGIGLFVAALLVGVGFALDLPARIGRAAGEATGAAGFSVAGYQIVGIKRMDRRLVDEVVTGELHRAAELSEREDRPAQALVSASAIRDQLMQYGWVRDARVSRRLPDQLVIDIVERKPAAVWQNKGQLSLVDSEGVVLAPVPLDKMPDLPLIIGQGANAHSTELADLMKDVPTLKPQLASATWIGGRRWDLAFTSGETLALPEGAGDAATALKRFAKRDRTQGLLGRGFKRFDLRVPGKMIVRLPEPLPAPEKTPEQPS, from the coding sequence ATGAACGCACAGACGGTCCGGCGTGGCGGGAACGGGGCTCGCAAGGGCGGCCGCAAGCCCGCGCGCCAGGCCGCCGCGTCGGCCAGGGCCAAGCGCGAGATCGGGAAGCTCGCCGGATGGGGCATCGGACTGTTCGTCGCGGCGTTGCTGGTCGGGGTCGGCTTCGCGCTCGACCTGCCGGCGAGGATCGGCCGGGCGGCCGGCGAAGCGACCGGGGCCGCGGGTTTTTCCGTCGCCGGCTATCAGATCGTGGGCATCAAGCGGATGGATCGCCGGCTTGTCGATGAGGTGGTGACCGGCGAGCTTCACCGCGCCGCCGAGCTGTCGGAACGGGAGGATCGGCCTGCGCAGGCACTGGTGAGCGCAAGCGCGATCCGCGACCAGCTGATGCAATATGGCTGGGTCCGCGATGCGCGCGTCTCGCGGCGGTTGCCCGACCAGCTGGTGATCGACATCGTCGAGCGCAAGCCGGCGGCCGTGTGGCAGAACAAGGGTCAGTTGAGCCTGGTCGATTCCGAAGGCGTGGTGCTGGCTCCGGTCCCTCTCGACAAGATGCCGGACCTGCCGCTGATCATCGGCCAGGGCGCGAACGCCCATTCGACCGAGCTTGCCGACCTGATGAAGGACGTGCCGACCCTGAAGCCGCAGCTCGCCTCGGCGACCTGGATCGGGGGTCGGCGGTGGGACCTGGCCTTCACCTCGGGCGAGACGCTGGCGCTCCCGGAAGGGGCGGGTGATGCGGCGACCGCGCTCAAGCGCTTCGCCAAGCGGGACCGCACGCAGGGCCTGCTCGGCCGCGGGTTCAAGCGCTTCGACCTGCGCGTACCGGGCAAGATGATCGTCCGCCTCCCCGAGCCGCTGCCCGCCCCTGAGAAAACCCCGGAACAGCCGAGCTGA
- a CDS encoding D-alanine--D-alanine ligase, translated as MNRDLHVVVLMGGWSSEREVSLMSGKGVANALRERGWSRISELDMGRDVAERLNQLKPDVVFNALHGHPGEDGTVQGMLELMGIPYTHSGVTTSAIAIDKELTKLLLVPAGVRMPKGVMVRSETLHERDPLPRPYVLKPVNEGSSVGVAIVTDESNYGQPIARESKGPWQEFEELLAEPFIAGHELTVAVLGDEALCVTELKPKVGFYDFDSKYTDGLTEHVCPAQVPDEIAQSMLDMALTAHRALGCKGASRSDFRWDDAQGEAGVYVLEVNTQPGMTPLSLVPEQARQRGIDYGELVERLIAEALP; from the coding sequence GTGAATAGGGACCTCCACGTCGTCGTGTTGATGGGCGGCTGGTCGAGTGAGCGCGAAGTGTCGCTCATGAGCGGCAAGGGTGTCGCCAATGCCCTGCGGGAGCGGGGCTGGAGTCGGATCAGCGAGCTCGACATGGGCCGCGACGTCGCCGAGCGGCTGAACCAGCTGAAGCCCGACGTCGTGTTCAATGCGCTGCACGGCCATCCGGGTGAGGACGGCACGGTTCAGGGCATGCTTGAATTGATGGGCATCCCCTACACCCACTCTGGCGTCACGACCTCCGCCATCGCGATCGACAAGGAGCTGACCAAGCTGCTGCTGGTGCCCGCCGGCGTGCGGATGCCCAAGGGCGTGATGGTCAGGAGCGAGACCCTGCACGAGCGCGATCCCCTGCCGCGCCCCTATGTGCTGAAGCCGGTGAACGAGGGGTCCTCCGTCGGCGTGGCGATCGTCACCGACGAGAGCAATTATGGCCAGCCGATCGCTCGGGAATCAAAAGGACCGTGGCAGGAATTCGAGGAACTGCTGGCCGAACCCTTCATCGCCGGTCACGAACTTACCGTGGCGGTGCTGGGCGATGAGGCGCTGTGCGTGACCGAACTGAAGCCCAAGGTCGGCTTCTACGATTTCGACAGCAAATATACCGACGGGCTGACCGAGCATGTCTGCCCGGCCCAGGTGCCCGACGAGATTGCCCAATCCATGCTCGACATGGCGCTGACCGCTCACCGGGCGCTCGGCTGCAAGGGCGCGAGCCGGTCCGACTTCCGCTGGGACGATGCCCAAGGCGAGGCGGGTGTCTATGTGCTGGAGGTCAACACCCAGCCGGGGATGACGCCCTTGAGCCTGGTGCCCGAGCAGGCGCGGCAGCGCGGAATAGACTATGGCGAGCTGGTCGAGCGGCTGATCGCGGAGGCGTTGCCATGA
- the murB gene encoding UDP-N-acetylmuramate dehydrogenase translates to MSVAELPKVRGKLKTSAPLAPLVWFKSGGPAEWLFEPADVPDLQAFLRDLPSDVPVMALGLGSNLIVRDGGVPGVVVRLGKPFATVERVDDVTLRCGGGASGILVSSTARDAGISGVEFLRSIPGTVGGFVRMNGGAYGREVKDVLVEADVVLRSGERVTLSNADLGYTYRHSDLPEQAVVVSATFKGAPGEPEAIQAEMDRIAASREASQPLRSRTGGSTFKNPLPHKAWEVIDAAGCRGLTRGGAQVSEKHCNFLLNLGSATSADIEQLGEDVRTRVRDHSGVELEWEIQRVGVAE, encoded by the coding sequence ATGAGCGTCGCCGAGCTTCCCAAGGTGCGCGGCAAGCTGAAGACGTCCGCTCCGCTGGCGCCGCTGGTCTGGTTCAAGTCCGGCGGCCCGGCGGAGTGGCTGTTCGAGCCGGCGGATGTGCCCGACCTGCAGGCCTTCCTGCGCGATCTTCCGTCCGACGTGCCGGTGATGGCGCTCGGCCTGGGGTCCAACCTGATCGTTCGCGATGGCGGTGTGCCCGGCGTCGTCGTCCGGCTCGGCAAGCCATTCGCGACGGTCGAGCGGGTCGATGACGTGACCCTGCGCTGCGGCGGCGGCGCGTCGGGAATCCTGGTCAGCTCGACCGCGCGGGATGCCGGGATCAGCGGGGTCGAGTTCCTTCGCTCCATCCCGGGAACGGTCGGCGGGTTCGTCCGGATGAATGGCGGTGCCTATGGGCGCGAGGTCAAGGACGTGCTGGTCGAGGCGGACGTAGTACTTCGCTCAGGCGAGCGGGTGACGCTGTCCAATGCCGACCTTGGCTATACCTACCGTCATTCCGACCTGCCGGAGCAGGCGGTCGTTGTCTCTGCCACCTTCAAGGGAGCGCCCGGCGAGCCTGAAGCGATCCAGGCCGAGATGGACCGGATCGCCGCCAGCCGCGAAGCGTCCCAGCCGCTGCGCAGCCGCACCGGCGGCTCGACTTTCAAGAACCCGCTGCCGCACAAGGCATGGGAGGTGATCGACGCCGCTGGTTGCCGTGGCCTGACGCGTGGCGGAGCGCAGGTCTCGGAAAAGCATTGCAACTTCCTCCTCAACCTCGGTAGCGCGACCAGTGCCGACATCGAGCAGCTGGGCGAGGACGTGCGGACACGCGTTCGCGACCACAGCGGTGTCGAGCTCGAATGGGAAATCCAGCGCGTGGGAGTGGCTGAGTGA